A window of the Diospyros lotus cultivar Yz01 unplaced genomic scaffold, ASM1463336v1 superscaf1, whole genome shotgun sequence genome harbors these coding sequences:
- the LOC127792837 gene encoding uncharacterized protein LOC127792837 yields the protein MATARERSRPLHNFALPPRLKWGQQRFLRCMKVTNSNGDDHRSLESDGSKAGIKRSRSSSSIAPDTLRRSSPLKPISGGDCIGIEAVRQKLLLDLRVAADKMKVSILEEKELEDLTSAARPWNLRTRRAACKAPTDESSGGGGHRKVCNSPESQAPAPAKPSRLRGAAGMGSTAQQQSPERTEKGPRAKFSVSLSREEVERDFLSIAGIRPPRRPKKRPKIVQKQLDTLFPGLWLTEITADIYKVPDIPEPGKG from the exons ATGGCTACAgcgagagagagatcgaggccTTTGCACAACTTCGCATTGCCGCCGCGCTTGAAATGGGGCCAACAGAGGTTCCTCCGGTGCATGAAAGTCACCAATTCCAACGGCGACGATCACAGATCCTTGGAATCCGACGGTTCCAAAGCCGGCATCAAGCGCAGCAGATCCTCCTCCTCCATCGCTCCCGACACTTTGAGGAGATCGTCGCCGTTGAAGCCGATTAGCGGCGGAGACTGCATCGGAATCGAGGCGGTCCGCCAGAAGCTCTTGCTCGATCTCCGAGTCGCCGCCGACAAGATGAAGGTCTCGATTCTCGAAGAGAAGGAGCTCGAGGACTTGACCTCCGCCGCACGGCCTTGGAATCTGAGGACTCGCCGGGCCGCCTGCAAGGCGCCGACCGACGAGTCTTCTGGCGGCGGCGGACACCGGAAAGTTTGTAATTCGCCGGAAAGTCAGGCGCCGGCGCCGGCGAAACCGAGCCGGCTTAGAGGCGCGGCGGGGATGGGGTCAACGGCGCAGCAACAGAGTCCGGAGAGAACAGAGAAGGGGCCAAGAGCTAAGTTCTCGGTTTCGCTCTCGCGAGAAGAGGTTGAAAGAGATTTTCTGTCAATAGCTGGGATAAGACCGCCGCGGAGGCCGAAGAAGAGGCCTAAGATAGTCCAGAAACAACTAGAC ACGCTGTTTCCAGGTTTGTGGTTGACGGAAATCACAGCGGATATATACAAAGTTCCTGATATCCCCGAACCCGGGAAG GGGTAG
- the LOC127792812 gene encoding uncharacterized protein LOC127792812, with amino-acid sequence MAIDFFSENPSLGTSPRISFSHDLQHHRDDDDDDSNQSFPCRSVDSSISMAADSCPDFKFWVGDSFGTEPSSSADELFSGGLIRPLQIQQRFVNPKHVSVSSVSTVSKPRTTSSLPPLPSNNNVEVSKQESVNNEVMMKPPSKSFWKIKRSSSLHCENSSKKSSFWSLPLLSRSNSTGSVPSPKQKQQQKSFAAASSSYNNSQKPPLKKYHHGGANYGNGVRISPVLNINVPSPCISGGTTVFFGLGSLFRNGNKEKKNKK; translated from the coding sequence ATGGCAATCGATTTCTTCTCCGAAAATCCCAGCCTTGGAACCAGCCCCAGAATCTCCTTCTCCCATGATCTTCAACACCAccgagatgatgatgatgatgattcaaACCAGAGCTTTCCATGCCGATCAGTGGACTCATCAATATCAATGGCGGCCGATTCCTGCCCTGACTTCAAATTCTGGGTCGGAGACAGCTTCGGAACCGAGCCTTCTTCTTCGGCCGACGAGCTCTTCTCCGGCGGCCTAATCAGGCCCCTGCAAATTCAACAAAGGTTTGTGAATCCAAAGCATGTTTCTGTTTCTAGTGTTTCTACAGTATCCAAACCAAGAACAACTTCTTCTCTTCCACCTCTTCCTAGCAATAATAATGTTGAAGTTTCGAAGCAAGAAAGTGTGAACAATGAAGTGATGATGAAGCCTCCGTCCAAGTCCTtctggaagatcaagagaagtaGCAGTCTCCATTGTGAAAACAGCTCCAAGAAGAGCTCCTTCTGGTCATTGCCGCTTCTTTCCAGAAGCAACTCCACTGGGTCGGTCCCTAGTCCGAAGCAGAAGCAGCAGCAAAAGTCTTTTGCAGCAGCTTCATCTTCATATAATAATTCACAGAAGCCTCCATTGAAGAAGTATCATCATGGAGGGGCTAATTATGGCAACGGGGTTAGGATAAGCCCAGTGCTGAATATTAATGTGCCATCTCCTTGTATTTCTGGAGGAACTACTGTCTTCTTCGGTTTGGGTTCTTTGTTCAGAAATGggaataaggagaagaagaacaagaagtgA